One Candidatus Cardinium hertigii DNA window includes the following coding sequences:
- the secDF gene encoding protein translocase subunit SecDF: MRAKKIVLFVTVVTSFLSLYYLSFTFIDYRIQRQAEQKATDQEGRIDFEQRQAYLMEMWKKPVYNLLGSHYTYEEVKDRSLKLGLDLQGGTRVVMELSPVELVKALAGDNADAAFFKALQSADKERMNKHTASFAKRFIEAYKKIEPEGDLSDIFTSLSNEKEIEKTIDKEISLALDRSLTIVRTRLDRFGASQPTVQRLPITGRIQIELPGITDAQRVRKLLQGIAQLHFWEVAEPDEYIAYVESVNKFLLAEEKAAILKTLPQGIPEEEKNKHMPTQSLFQRCARAHFPYTISYAAQEVDHIKSLLARAEVRALLPAHITWMWGKAIQIQNDRKEEIVTLYPIKRTPAQKPLLEGDLITRAESLLDNGRPVVTMHMNSRGAHIWKEVTANQVGKRIAIVLDDQVYSAPVVQQEIPNGVSQISGDFSLEDAKDLANILQAGSLPAPLKIVEEVIMGPTLGKIAQNQGLVTTAIGLALVLLFMMVYYAKAGMIANMALLFNLLFMAGMLAQLEATLTLPGIAGLVLTIGMSIDANVLIFERIREELADKVPLKEAIRRGYAKSASSIIDSNITTFLVGVILYCLGQGQVRGFAIILMIGIVSSLFSSIFITQLFFSFYMERYPAPSITFAYGNVAMLFKRMKINFIAIRYRLYIFSLLFITLGGFCFYYCKGLAVGVDFAGGRAYVVRFDSAVEASSLRDRLATEFAKGVEVRTYGANHVMQITTSYLSHDDSLAADETVKDKLETALQQYAKEKGEEPASHANFCIVSSSKVTATVAQDIQKSAKKAIIFALFAIFIYTALRFRKWSYGVAAIVALIHDALAVVAGFCMARALGFSYEVNEVFLAAMLTIIGYSINDTVVIFDRIREKIKSKGNTTIVEASIINQAIGETLSRTVITSFTTLLTVAMLFFFGGEALRGFSFALLLGVLFGTYSSICMAAPLLTDLSNKFSKASALASKQP; this comes from the coding sequence ATGCGTGCTAAAAAAATAGTATTGTTTGTAACAGTTGTTACTTCTTTTCTATCGTTATATTATCTTTCTTTTACTTTTATTGACTACCGCATACAGCGTCAAGCAGAACAGAAAGCAACAGATCAGGAGGGGCGGATAGATTTTGAGCAGCGGCAGGCCTATTTAATGGAAATGTGGAAAAAGCCAGTTTATAATTTATTAGGCAGCCACTATACTTATGAAGAAGTAAAAGATCGTTCGCTTAAGCTAGGCTTGGATTTGCAGGGTGGTACGCGTGTGGTGATGGAGCTTTCTCCCGTGGAACTTGTTAAAGCATTGGCTGGCGATAATGCGGATGCTGCTTTTTTTAAAGCACTTCAATCAGCAGATAAGGAACGAATGAACAAGCATACAGCTTCCTTTGCTAAACGTTTTATAGAAGCTTATAAAAAAATAGAACCAGAAGGAGATTTAAGCGATATATTTACTTCATTATCAAATGAAAAAGAAATTGAAAAAACCATTGATAAAGAAATTAGTCTTGCGTTAGACCGTTCCCTGACCATTGTACGTACTAGGTTAGACCGTTTTGGGGCATCCCAGCCTACTGTTCAGCGTTTGCCTATAACGGGAAGAATCCAGATTGAGTTACCAGGTATTACCGATGCACAACGGGTTAGGAAATTACTACAAGGCATAGCCCAATTACATTTCTGGGAAGTAGCAGAACCAGATGAGTATATAGCGTATGTAGAGTCTGTGAATAAGTTTTTGCTTGCGGAAGAAAAAGCGGCCATCTTAAAAACATTACCGCAGGGGATCCCTGAGGAAGAAAAAAACAAGCATATGCCTACCCAATCTCTTTTCCAGCGGTGTGCGCGTGCCCACTTCCCTTATACCATAAGTTATGCGGCCCAAGAGGTAGATCATATCAAATCTCTATTGGCTAGAGCAGAAGTACGTGCCCTATTACCTGCCCATATTACTTGGATGTGGGGGAAAGCAATACAAATACAAAATGATAGGAAGGAAGAAATTGTTACGCTGTATCCTATTAAACGTACTCCAGCGCAAAAACCGCTTTTAGAAGGCGATCTTATTACACGTGCCGAATCCTTACTGGATAATGGTAGGCCGGTAGTAACGATGCATATGAATAGCAGAGGCGCACATATCTGGAAAGAAGTTACAGCCAATCAGGTAGGTAAACGTATCGCGATAGTTTTAGATGATCAGGTTTATTCAGCACCTGTAGTACAGCAAGAGATTCCTAATGGTGTTTCTCAGATAAGTGGAGATTTTTCTCTTGAAGATGCCAAGGATTTAGCGAATATATTACAAGCAGGCTCTCTGCCCGCACCGCTTAAAATTGTTGAAGAAGTCATTATGGGCCCAACGTTGGGTAAAATAGCCCAAAATCAGGGGCTTGTTACAACAGCCATTGGATTAGCCCTGGTGCTGCTTTTTATGATGGTTTACTATGCTAAAGCTGGTATGATTGCCAATATGGCGCTCCTATTCAACTTGCTATTTATGGCAGGTATGCTAGCCCAATTAGAGGCAACCTTAACCTTACCGGGTATTGCGGGTCTTGTGCTGACCATCGGTATGTCTATCGATGCGAATGTGTTGATATTTGAACGTATTCGGGAAGAATTAGCCGATAAGGTTCCTTTAAAGGAAGCCATTCGACGTGGGTATGCAAAGTCTGCTAGCTCTATTATTGATTCTAATATTACCACCTTTTTAGTGGGCGTGATATTGTATTGCCTTGGTCAAGGTCAAGTTCGTGGTTTTGCTATCATTTTGATGATTGGCATTGTTAGCTCGCTTTTTTCTTCTATTTTTATTACACAATTGTTTTTTTCGTTCTATATGGAGCGTTACCCTGCCCCCTCTATCACTTTTGCTTACGGCAATGTAGCAATGCTTTTTAAACGGATGAAAATAAATTTTATTGCCATCCGCTATCGTTTGTATATTTTTTCCTTATTGTTTATAACCTTAGGGGGTTTTTGTTTTTACTATTGTAAAGGGTTGGCAGTTGGGGTGGATTTTGCTGGGGGACGCGCTTATGTAGTGCGTTTTGATAGCGCTGTAGAAGCTTCCTCGTTGCGAGACAGATTAGCTACTGAATTTGCAAAAGGCGTTGAGGTACGTACCTATGGTGCAAACCATGTGATGCAGATTACAACTAGCTATTTAAGCCATGATGATAGCCTTGCTGCTGATGAAACAGTAAAGGATAAGTTAGAGACGGCGTTACAACAATACGCTAAAGAGAAAGGTGAGGAACCCGCTAGCCATGCTAATTTTTGTATAGTTAGCAGTAGTAAAGTAACAGCTACCGTAGCGCAGGATATACAAAAAAGTGCTAAAAAAGCAATAATTTTTGCACTGTTTGCTATTTTTATTTATACCGCACTGCGTTTTAGAAAATGGAGCTATGGGGTGGCAGCTATAGTGGCGCTTATACATGATGCCTTGGCTGTTGTAGCCGGGTTTTGTATGGCGCGCGCTCTGGGCTTTAGTTATGAAGTAAATGAAGTTTTTTTGGCTGCTATGCTTACCATTATTGGTTACTCTATTAATGATACAGTGGTAATTTTTGATCGCATTAGAGAGAAGATAAAGAGTAAAGGAAACACAACTATTGTAGAGGCATCTATCATAAATCAGGCCATTGGTGAAACGTTAAGTAGAACGGTTATTACTTCTTTTACAACTTTATTAACTGTTGCAATGCTTTTCTTTTTTGGAGGGGAAGCATTGCGTGGTTTTTCTTTTGCTTTATTGTTAGGTGTATTGTTTGGTACTTATTCTTCTATCTGTATGGCAGCACCGCTTTTGACAGATTTAAGTAATAAGTTTTCTAAAGCTTCCGCACTAGCTTCAAAGCAACCATAA
- the mgtE gene encoding magnesium transporter, translating to MKQKGENKFIKWARFLKQQQNKKLLYCLERASPIEVANFLEQQPIESILRILAMLPITRQGELFALFKDSALQIAFYEQLSKGTFAKLFSCMPSDLRVDFYQRLPSKEQTHLLPYLSRKVREDVLMLNSYSPDTAGGIMHTDFATVLNFMNIEEALAKIREDAPTQKMLYYIYVVNEHMKLVGFIPLEQLVLCTPQTKISSILDTNFVYATVDEDQEVVARKIEQYNLAVIPILNQENQIVGIVSYDDAIEIIRAEQVEDMDKFMGIDSEEDDPDYLKISSVQHLKKRVKWAVGVFMSGIVSHYFTHTKFSSQDFIPYLFYVGMIADTGGNVGSQAASVVLQALNRGQVTLSDWIKIIAKELKVSILLASILFFLVYVKIYIMPSEHRTLQMTFIIALSIVLQVICSTIIGASLPLAAKYFNGDPAVAASPAINTIVELVGLLIYYAAIMVISWLYPINQVNTS from the coding sequence ATGAAACAAAAAGGAGAGAATAAGTTTATTAAATGGGCACGTTTTCTTAAGCAACAGCAAAATAAAAAGTTACTTTACTGTTTAGAGCGTGCTTCTCCTATAGAGGTAGCCAACTTTTTAGAACAGCAACCCATTGAATCTATCCTACGCATATTAGCTATGCTGCCCATTACCCGTCAAGGTGAGCTATTTGCCTTATTCAAGGATAGTGCCCTACAAATAGCCTTTTACGAACAACTTTCTAAAGGTACTTTTGCTAAGCTATTTTCTTGCATGCCTTCTGACTTACGGGTAGATTTTTATCAGCGCTTACCCAGCAAAGAACAGACGCATTTGTTACCCTATTTAAGCAGAAAGGTTCGGGAAGATGTCCTTATGCTAAATTCCTATTCTCCTGATACAGCAGGGGGTATTATGCATACAGATTTTGCCACTGTTTTGAACTTTATGAACATAGAGGAAGCATTGGCTAAAATTCGGGAAGACGCCCCCACACAAAAGATGCTTTATTATATTTATGTAGTGAACGAGCATATGAAATTAGTTGGCTTTATCCCTTTAGAGCAGCTGGTATTGTGTACCCCTCAAACAAAAATATCCTCTATTCTTGACACAAATTTTGTATATGCCACAGTAGATGAAGATCAAGAAGTAGTAGCAAGGAAAATTGAACAATATAACCTAGCGGTAATCCCCATTTTAAATCAGGAAAATCAAATAGTAGGCATTGTAAGTTACGATGATGCCATAGAAATTATCCGAGCTGAACAGGTAGAGGACATGGATAAATTCATGGGGATTGATTCAGAAGAAGATGACCCTGATTACCTAAAAATTTCAAGCGTACAACATCTTAAAAAAAGAGTTAAATGGGCGGTAGGCGTGTTTATGTCAGGGATAGTAAGCCACTATTTTACGCATACTAAGTTTTCAAGCCAAGATTTCATTCCCTATCTTTTTTATGTAGGTATGATTGCAGATACGGGTGGTAACGTAGGCAGCCAAGCGGCATCTGTCGTGCTGCAAGCACTCAATCGGGGGCAGGTAACCCTATCAGATTGGATTAAAATTATAGCAAAAGAACTAAAGGTTTCCATCTTACTTGCCTCTATTTTATTCTTCCTGGTTTATGTAAAAATATATATCATGCCAAGTGAACATAGAACGCTTCAAATGACGTTTATCATTGCCTTAAGCATTGTCTTACAGGTTATCTGCTCTACCATTATAGGTGCTTCTCTTCCACTGGCTGCCAAATATTTTAACGGAGACCCTGCAGTAGCTGCTAGTCCTGCCATTAATACCATTGTGGAATTAGTAGGCCTACTCATTTACTATGCGGCTATTATGGTTATTTCTTGGCTCTATCCGATTAATCAGGTTAACACGAGTTAA
- a CDS encoding translocation/assembly module TamB domain-containing protein yields MEFVIRYCFKLIRFLLGSLAMLLLVGGVLLSLPAVQQVLLRNTLAYLQTKTSYRIQCAKFRFTWLQYVTLEGITVRDPENKPLIEMDSFQGKCNVLRFLLHSPAVVDSISMAGVRIYVEEHAQQEWNIKTLYTKVIFPFLPEKTADWSIKQIQLNDCQLSYKHPVKQQTFEVTHLQLAIDHFLSVSNVYSGTLTLSYEATNLFPCIIKNCTTHFAMAEDRIILTDCKLHTMHSHIWGDFKYQCTHQSALWKASKEPMTLEILLHDATLAPVELSKISNCFKGTWPFQDAWPSNKWNGRCRLVGNRQQLQLTGHVSTPIGSVQANATLQNLGKQSLTYQGKVMVEQLNVSLLFPKLPITMLSAEASVTGSGIGSGHTYIDAAVAVAAMQIAAYTYKDIAATCSFSPVGINFKLNSKDRNALLAIAGRYRFSSLADLQVEGTTIACCLDKLGITPLPLTVSTKFSLQLHNIVGGYPQGRLDLNQFVLQNATKQVKSQHIAIRLTQKEKNALFTLFSPLLDMRLQGHFTLPALSYHLRYLIERLRGNQLVLPEKIAIQYSLHCKAITPFLNGFLPDFYLSKDTFFRGHFSYDSSYQFAFYLPKVETLCFNQFRVEKAKIALNMRHLMDPKKRFLQLAIASEAQNWYKKFQTDQLTLQLLIDKDKITFSNKLSLLKYGSKLSVEAAGNLGETSIVFQLLPSSKCIIKDKMWRLHMAQPILWTKEGISIKQLSLINGSEAIYIDGQLREGESCPLRCTIHNVAVDTFLKAVDGNFKAVMDAHLVARWQAGHLVSNATFQLKACTIASHSIGDCKGSIDWNTINKHVKLEGVLQDSTQSVLQISGLYKPFQKEHSLQCMIALQQMDLKWLNPLVVPVFSEVSGKLSGNFQLVGTLAAPILQGRGQIEHGQLKVDYLNTIYKVAGPIQFQDNVLYIDRLWLHDFQTGHATFSGQIALQKEFPLRLSGKVYDLHLLDTKQTYGTNFYGTLYATGSITIAGNVRNLLFTIQATANKGTFAVVANEQNNMGAHTQLVRFIDNQGGKNLDTRLLQPKEQGQQIPIQLLLNVTLLPSVQVKLQLHPYNNYDLLQGRGEGKIQLEVGTHQKLHMLGNYRFQSGSCAISVYDLIPKTFTILPSSQIHFNGYVQESIADIQASYTQLASIGNSKCPIPVDISLCTYGSLTNPRITYALSFPDKGIAEDLYTNLKEISSRVLLDKSYRNKQILSILITKRICDEKKIGGWDALRASMNDLLTQQLQNLAFVLDRKLGVEADLAIDQWGEIDFLQKTRVKISYLLFSEQLKVSSTLGEHSKFINDWEISYKIPKMHNTSINFYQKPLRSNPSQQSNLFGITFTYSKRFW; encoded by the coding sequence ATGGAATTTGTTATAAGATACTGCTTTAAATTAATTCGTTTTCTGTTGGGTAGCCTGGCGATGTTGCTGTTGGTGGGAGGGGTACTTCTATCTTTACCTGCTGTACAACAAGTTTTACTTCGAAATACCCTAGCGTATCTACAGACAAAAACCAGTTATCGGATACAGTGTGCTAAATTCCGATTTACTTGGTTACAGTATGTTACCTTAGAGGGTATAACAGTTAGAGATCCAGAAAATAAGCCCCTCATAGAAATGGATAGTTTTCAAGGGAAGTGCAATGTATTACGCTTTCTGTTGCATAGTCCGGCTGTTGTTGATTCCATTTCTATGGCAGGTGTACGGATTTATGTAGAAGAGCATGCACAGCAAGAATGGAATATAAAAACATTGTATACCAAAGTTATTTTCCCTTTTCTTCCAGAAAAAACAGCGGATTGGAGCATAAAGCAAATACAGCTTAATGACTGCCAACTGTCCTATAAACACCCAGTAAAGCAACAAACATTTGAGGTGACCCATTTGCAGTTGGCTATTGACCATTTCTTATCTGTTTCCAATGTCTATTCTGGTACCCTTACCCTATCCTATGAGGCAACCAATCTCTTCCCTTGTATAATAAAAAATTGTACAACGCACTTTGCTATGGCTGAGGATCGCATTATACTGACCGATTGTAAATTACATACAATGCATAGCCATATATGGGGTGATTTTAAATACCAATGTACCCATCAATCAGCACTTTGGAAGGCTAGTAAAGAGCCAATGACGCTAGAAATTCTATTGCATGACGCAACCCTTGCACCAGTAGAGTTAAGTAAAATTTCAAATTGCTTTAAAGGAACATGGCCTTTTCAGGACGCATGGCCTTCGAACAAGTGGAATGGGAGATGTAGGCTTGTAGGCAATAGGCAACAATTGCAACTAACAGGGCATGTTTCTACCCCTATTGGTTCTGTGCAAGCAAATGCTACCTTACAAAATTTAGGGAAGCAATCGCTAACCTATCAAGGTAAAGTGATGGTAGAGCAGCTCAATGTTTCTTTACTCTTTCCTAAGTTGCCCATTACCATGCTTTCAGCGGAAGCTTCTGTAACAGGCAGCGGGATTGGGAGCGGGCATACCTATATAGATGCGGCAGTAGCGGTAGCAGCTATGCAAATAGCTGCTTATACCTATAAAGATATAGCAGCTACTTGTAGCTTTTCCCCTGTAGGAATCAATTTTAAGCTGAATAGTAAAGATCGCAATGCCCTATTAGCGATAGCGGGTCGTTACCGTTTTTCCTCCTTAGCAGATTTGCAGGTAGAAGGTACCACTATTGCATGCTGTCTGGATAAGTTGGGGATTACCCCTCTTCCCTTGACAGTGAGCACAAAATTTTCCCTTCAACTGCATAATATAGTTGGAGGATACCCCCAAGGAAGACTCGATTTGAACCAATTTGTGCTGCAGAATGCGACAAAACAAGTAAAAAGCCAACACATAGCCATTCGGTTAACGCAAAAAGAAAAAAACGCGCTATTTACCCTATTTTCCCCTTTGTTGGATATGCGTTTGCAGGGGCACTTTACCCTTCCTGCTTTGAGTTATCACCTACGCTACCTTATAGAGCGGTTGAGAGGGAATCAATTGGTACTACCTGAAAAAATAGCTATACAGTATAGCTTGCATTGTAAAGCTATCACGCCTTTCTTAAATGGGTTCTTACCCGATTTTTACCTTTCTAAGGATACCTTTTTTAGGGGGCATTTTAGTTATGATAGCAGCTATCAGTTTGCCTTCTATTTGCCTAAGGTAGAAACTTTATGCTTCAATCAATTTCGTGTAGAGAAAGCAAAGATAGCGTTGAATATGCGCCATCTTATGGATCCTAAGAAGCGTTTTCTCCAATTGGCTATTGCTTCAGAAGCGCAAAATTGGTATAAAAAGTTTCAAACCGATCAGTTGACGCTTCAGCTATTAATAGATAAAGATAAAATTACTTTTTCTAATAAGCTATCCTTACTAAAATATGGAAGTAAACTTTCCGTGGAAGCTGCTGGTAATCTTGGAGAAACATCTATAGTTTTTCAACTATTACCTAGCAGTAAATGTATCATTAAAGATAAGATGTGGCGCTTACATATGGCGCAACCTATCCTATGGACGAAAGAAGGTATCTCTATTAAGCAGCTATCCCTCATAAACGGATCGGAAGCCATCTATATAGATGGACAGCTTAGAGAAGGGGAAAGCTGCCCTTTACGCTGTACGATACACAATGTTGCGGTAGATACTTTTTTGAAAGCGGTAGATGGCAACTTCAAGGCTGTGATGGATGCGCATCTAGTAGCCCGTTGGCAGGCAGGACATTTGGTTTCGAATGCTACCTTCCAGTTAAAAGCATGCACTATTGCATCACATTCAATAGGTGATTGTAAGGGTAGTATAGATTGGAATACAATAAATAAACATGTAAAGTTGGAAGGTGTACTGCAGGACTCAACTCAATCTGTATTACAAATCAGCGGTCTGTACAAGCCATTCCAAAAAGAGCATAGCTTACAATGTATGATTGCCTTGCAGCAAATGGATCTTAAGTGGCTTAATCCTTTGGTTGTACCTGTTTTTTCAGAAGTAAGTGGGAAATTAAGTGGTAACTTTCAGTTAGTAGGTACCCTAGCTGCCCCTATCTTACAGGGCAGAGGGCAAATAGAACATGGACAGCTAAAAGTTGATTATCTAAATACCATTTATAAAGTAGCAGGCCCTATTCAATTTCAAGATAATGTATTATACATTGATCGGCTGTGGTTGCATGATTTCCAAACAGGGCATGCAACTTTTTCTGGACAAATTGCTTTACAAAAAGAGTTCCCTTTGCGCCTCTCTGGGAAAGTATATGACCTTCACCTGCTCGATACCAAACAAACCTATGGTACGAATTTTTATGGTACGCTATATGCTACAGGTAGTATAACCATAGCAGGAAATGTAAGAAACTTGCTATTTACCATACAGGCAACAGCTAATAAAGGTACATTTGCAGTTGTTGCCAATGAGCAGAACAATATGGGTGCGCATACACAATTGGTACGTTTTATTGATAACCAAGGAGGTAAGAACCTAGATACTCGGTTGCTACAGCCGAAAGAGCAGGGACAACAGATCCCCATTCAATTGCTATTGAATGTAACACTACTGCCTTCTGTGCAAGTTAAGCTACAATTGCATCCCTACAATAATTATGATTTGTTACAGGGTAGAGGGGAAGGCAAAATACAATTAGAAGTAGGTACCCATCAAAAACTCCATATGCTTGGTAATTATCGTTTTCAAAGCGGAAGCTGTGCTATTTCCGTTTATGATTTAATCCCAAAGACATTTACTATTTTGCCTAGTAGTCAAATACATTTTAATGGTTACGTACAAGAAAGCATAGCAGACATTCAAGCATCCTATACGCAATTGGCTTCTATAGGAAACAGTAAATGTCCTATTCCAGTAGATATTTCCCTTTGTACTTATGGATCTCTCACAAATCCACGCATTACTTATGCGCTTTCCTTTCCCGATAAAGGAATAGCGGAAGACTTATATACCAATTTAAAAGAAATATCCTCAAGGGTATTATTAGATAAGTCCTATCGCAATAAGCAAATTTTAAGTATACTGATCACAAAACGTATTTGTGATGAGAAAAAAATAGGTGGATGGGATGCGCTTCGTGCTAGTATGAACGATCTACTGACGCAGCAGTTACAGAATTTAGCGTTTGTGCTAGATCGCAAGTTAGGCGTAGAAGCTGATTTAGCCATTGATCAATGGGGAGAGATTGATTTTCTGCAAAAAACAAGGGTTAAAATAAGCTATTTACTCTTTTCAGAGCAGCTTAAAGTATCCAGTACATTAGGGGAACATTCTAAATTTATCAATGATTGGGAAATTTCTTATAAGATTCCTAAAATGCATAACACGAGCATTAATTTTTATCAGAAACCTTTGCGAAGCAATCCATCACAACAAAGCAATCTTTTTGGTATTACGTTTACCTATTCCAAACGATTTTGGTAG
- a CDS encoding dihydrolipoamide acetyltransferase family protein yields the protein MAIQTLYLPKMGESIVEAVVLNWLIQEGEAVTEGDPLLEVATDKVDAEIPAACSGIIQKLLVKKGAVVAIGSAIALLETTDAQSTGPDSFTTYPSLLASPSSQQLGVTNVLLPPTQQARLTPLVKHMAKVHAIPIEELEKLIGQTKDKRITKKILLAYLPKRSTCSTASSPSCLFHEAIIPLPGDEVMPMDRIRRLIADRMVQSKKVAPHVTSFIRADVTAMVSWKKQHQAAFQQKYGLKLTYSPVFMAAVARTLQTFPLLNAVVSDYKVIQRKQINIGFAVALPDGHLFVPVVKKANTLDFITLAQQIDTLIKKARNGSITAEELTGASYTLSNIGSFENLMGTPIIVQPQVAILATGAIERRPAVVYTAGKETIAIRDELFLSHTYDHRIIDGAIGGGFLQSLKKELQILPMLEW from the coding sequence ATGGCCATACAAACGCTCTATTTACCTAAAATGGGTGAAAGCATCGTAGAAGCTGTGGTACTCAATTGGCTTATACAGGAGGGAGAAGCTGTTACAGAGGGGGACCCACTGCTAGAAGTTGCCACTGATAAAGTAGACGCAGAAATTCCAGCTGCTTGTTCTGGTATCATACAAAAACTATTGGTAAAAAAGGGTGCCGTGGTGGCCATTGGCAGCGCTATTGCCTTATTAGAAACAACGGATGCGCAATCTACTGGACCTGATTCTTTTACGACCTATCCTTCTCTGCTTGCTTCCCCCTCTTCCCAGCAGCTAGGCGTCACAAATGTTTTACTACCACCTACGCAGCAAGCACGCTTAACGCCGTTGGTTAAGCATATGGCTAAGGTGCATGCCATCCCAATAGAGGAACTAGAAAAATTAATCGGGCAAACAAAGGATAAACGCATTACCAAAAAGATACTTCTGGCTTACTTACCTAAACGATCTACTTGTTCAACTGCTTCTTCCCCTAGCTGTCTTTTTCATGAGGCAATAATACCTTTACCAGGAGATGAAGTTATGCCTATGGATCGCATCAGAAGACTTATTGCAGATAGAATGGTACAATCCAAGAAAGTAGCTCCTCATGTTACTTCTTTCATACGTGCAGATGTAACAGCTATGGTCAGCTGGAAGAAGCAACATCAAGCAGCTTTCCAGCAAAAATATGGCCTAAAATTAACCTATAGCCCTGTTTTTATGGCAGCTGTTGCCCGTACTTTACAAACTTTCCCTTTACTGAATGCGGTCGTTTCTGATTACAAGGTCATCCAAAGAAAACAAATTAATATAGGTTTTGCGGTGGCCTTACCAGATGGGCATTTATTCGTACCGGTAGTTAAAAAGGCAAACACGCTCGACTTTATTACCTTAGCGCAACAGATTGATACATTAATTAAAAAAGCACGGAACGGTTCCATTACAGCAGAGGAACTAACAGGTGCCAGCTATACCCTTTCTAACATAGGTAGTTTTGAGAATCTCATGGGAACACCTATCATTGTACAACCTCAAGTAGCCATTTTAGCAACTGGGGCTATTGAACGGCGCCCTGCTGTGGTCTATACAGCAGGTAAAGAAACGATAGCCATTCGTGATGAATTATTTTTATCCCATACGTATGACCACCGCATCATTGACGGAGCCATAGGAGGTGGCTTCTTACAAAGCTTAAAAAAAGAATTGCAAATACTTCCTATGCTTGAATGGTAG